Proteins from a genomic interval of Coriobacteriia bacterium:
- a CDS encoding roadblock/LC7 domain-containing protein translates to MDALIADSPDVQAAALVSMDGFTMAAALPPAMQEDRVGAMAAAILGLGERAATELGRGRLSQVFIEGDDGYVLLMSAGERAVLTVLASAESRLGLIIYDMRNAARSVAEILG, encoded by the coding sequence CTGGACGCCTTGATCGCCGACTCCCCCGACGTCCAGGCAGCCGCGCTCGTGAGCATGGACGGCTTTACGATGGCGGCCGCGCTGCCGCCGGCCATGCAGGAGGACCGGGTCGGCGCCATGGCCGCGGCGATCCTCGGGCTGGGTGAGCGAGCTGCGACGGAACTGGGTCGAGGCCGCCTCTCGCAGGTCTTCATCGAGGGCGACGACGGCTACGTCCTTCTGATGTCGGCGGGGGAGAGGGCCGTCCTGACGGTGCTGGCGAGCGCCGAGTCCAGACTCGGGCTCATCATCTACGACATGCGCAACGCCGCCCGTTCCGTCGCCGAGATCCTCGGCTAG
- the tadA gene encoding Flp pilus assembly complex ATPase component TadA — protein MLVTAGLITDEQLEDALSENGRRSLTAALVEKGFAQERQIAQAVAEQMGLAFVDLGAVELDPNAASVLSADLAKRYNVLPLRVDEDELFVAMSDPANIFAIDDLRIVTGYEVQPVVAAESELVDAIEKYTSMHQNVDDMVSGLEDMGGAAPEEEEEEEASDEEAPAAKLMNLVITEAIRQGAGDIYIEPQENELRVRYRIDGVCTEILRSPKRLHRQLISRLKISSGMDIAEKRVPQDGRFGVVLDGHTVDFRVAVLPVVHGEMSVIRLLRRDSIMMSLEDLGFLEQPMSRLMEAISKPYGAILVTGPTGSGKSTTLYAAINKTNDIRTNLITVEDPVEYRLAGLSQVQVNEKAGLTFAAALRSILRQDPDAVMIGEIRDKETGTIAIEAALTGHLVLSTLHTNDAPSAVTRLTEMGIEPFLTASAVNCVLAQRLARRLCECKEAYTPPEESLQRAAFPFEPGKPPKLYRAVGCKKCGGLGYKGRMGVHEVLTISETIEKLAVENASADEIKRQAVAEGMMTLRDDGFEKVRTGLTSIEEILRVVV, from the coding sequence ATGCTGGTCACCGCGGGCCTGATCACCGACGAGCAGCTGGAGGACGCGCTCTCCGAGAACGGCCGGCGCAGCCTCACCGCTGCGCTCGTCGAGAAGGGCTTCGCGCAAGAGAGACAGATCGCGCAGGCCGTGGCCGAGCAGATGGGGCTCGCCTTCGTGGATCTGGGAGCCGTCGAGCTCGACCCGAACGCCGCCTCCGTGCTCTCCGCCGACCTGGCCAAGCGCTACAACGTCCTGCCCCTGCGCGTCGACGAGGACGAGCTCTTCGTGGCGATGAGCGACCCGGCGAACATCTTCGCCATAGACGACCTGCGCATCGTGACCGGCTACGAGGTCCAGCCCGTGGTCGCCGCCGAGAGCGAACTGGTCGACGCCATAGAGAAGTACACCTCGATGCACCAGAACGTCGACGACATGGTCAGCGGTCTGGAGGACATGGGCGGAGCCGCCCCCGAGGAGGAGGAAGAGGAGGAGGCCTCAGACGAGGAGGCGCCGGCGGCCAAGCTCATGAACCTGGTCATCACTGAGGCGATCCGCCAGGGTGCGGGGGACATCTACATAGAGCCGCAGGAGAACGAGCTGCGCGTCCGGTACCGCATCGACGGCGTGTGCACCGAGATACTCCGAAGCCCCAAGAGGCTGCACCGGCAGCTCATCAGCCGGCTCAAGATCTCCTCGGGCATGGACATCGCCGAGAAGCGCGTCCCGCAGGACGGCCGGTTCGGGGTGGTGCTGGACGGCCATACGGTCGACTTCCGCGTCGCGGTCCTGCCCGTCGTCCACGGCGAGATGTCCGTCATCCGGCTGCTGCGGCGCGACTCGATCATGATGTCGCTGGAGGACCTCGGCTTCCTCGAGCAGCCGATGTCCCGGCTCATGGAGGCGATCAGCAAGCCCTACGGCGCCATCCTGGTCACCGGGCCGACCGGCTCGGGCAAGTCGACGACGCTGTACGCGGCGATAAACAAGACCAACGACATCCGCACCAACCTGATCACCGTCGAGGATCCGGTGGAGTACCGCCTCGCGGGCCTCTCACAGGTGCAGGTGAACGAGAAGGCCGGGCTCACGTTCGCCGCGGCGCTCCGCTCGATCCTACGCCAGGACCCCGATGCCGTGATGATCGGCGAGATCCGCGACAAGGAGACGGGCACGATCGCCATCGAGGCCGCCCTGACGGGTCACCTCGTGCTGTCCACCCTGCATACCAACGACGCTCCCTCGGCCGTCACGCGCCTCACCGAGATGGGCATCGAGCCCTTCCTGACCGCCTCCGCGGTCAACTGCGTGCTGGCGCAACGCCTCGCGCGGCGGCTGTGCGAATGCAAGGAGGCCTACACTCCCCCCGAGGAGTCGCTCCAGCGGGCCGCGTTCCCCTTCGAGCCGGGCAAGCCGCCGAAGCTCTACCGGGCCGTGGGCTGTAAGAAGTGCGGCGGGCTCGGATACAAGGGCCGGATGGGCGTGCACGAGGTGCTGACGATATCCGAGACCATCGAGAAGCTCGCCGTGGAGAACGCCTCCGCCGACGAGATCAAGCGTCAGGCCGTGGCCGAGGGGATGATGACGCTCCGCGACGACGGTTTCGAGAAGGTGAGGACGGGACTCACCTCGATAGAGGAGATCCTGAGGGTCGTGGTATAG
- the aroE gene encoding shikimate dehydrogenase, giving the protein MSRRIGARTKLAGVVGWPLGHTLSPAMHNAAYEALGLDWVYLSLPVPEEGHLIRVFGCLKVLPFVGVNVTMPYKQAALVLCDEVAMQAQMAGAVNTVHVSEGRLIGYNTDGRGLLEALSDAGVEVAGKRIALIGAGGAAGAAFVGFVLARAASIAVLNRSVRRAEELVERMRPHLRDTAAEVLPLAPSSAEAVRTADLVVNATSVGMRADEPSPVPVEWLHAGHVVCDVVYRGQPTALLAAAKAAGATTVDGLQMLVRQGAIAIDIWSENTTAPAPRDVMLAAAREAAGDSSDRGAEQ; this is encoded by the coding sequence TTGAGCCGTAGGATAGGAGCGCGAACCAAGCTCGCCGGGGTGGTCGGGTGGCCACTGGGCCACACGCTCTCGCCCGCCATGCACAACGCCGCCTACGAGGCCCTCGGGCTCGACTGGGTCTACCTGTCCCTGCCCGTTCCCGAGGAGGGCCATCTCATCCGGGTCTTCGGATGCCTGAAGGTCCTGCCCTTCGTGGGCGTCAACGTGACGATGCCCTACAAGCAGGCGGCCCTGGTCCTGTGCGACGAGGTGGCGATGCAGGCCCAGATGGCGGGCGCGGTGAACACCGTGCACGTCTCGGAGGGCCGTCTGATCGGCTACAACACCGACGGGCGCGGCCTCCTGGAGGCGCTGTCCGACGCAGGCGTGGAGGTCGCGGGCAAGAGGATCGCGCTGATCGGGGCGGGTGGCGCGGCGGGCGCCGCGTTCGTGGGCTTCGTGCTCGCGCGCGCCGCGAGCATCGCCGTGCTCAACCGCTCGGTGCGGCGCGCCGAGGAGCTCGTGGAGCGGATGCGGCCTCACCTGAGGGACACCGCGGCCGAGGTCCTGCCGCTCGCCCCGTCGTCGGCGGAGGCGGTGCGGACGGCGGACCTGGTGGTCAACGCCACCTCGGTGGGGATGCGAGCCGACGAACCGAGCCCGGTGCCCGTCGAGTGGCTCCATGCCGGGCACGTGGTGTGCGACGTCGTCTACAGGGGGCAGCCCACCGCGCTCCTCGCCGCGGCGAAGGCGGCCGGCGCGACGACCGTCGACGGGCTGCAGATGCTCGTGCGGCAGGGCGCGATCGCGATCGACATCTGGAGCGAGAACACCACCGCCCCCGCTCCCCGCGACGTCATGCTCGCCGCCGCCCGGGAGGCAGCCGGCGACTCCTCCGATCGTGGGGCCGAGCAGTGA
- a CDS encoding YqeG family HAD IIIA-type phosphatase → MAMRPFIPDLYYTDVHAVDLDDLKSRGVRALLVDLDNTLLPRDSNAMTAELRAWARRLDAEGFRVCLVSNNWHGRVSAVAAELGFEIVPKALKPLPFAFRRAMTLLDASPAETAVVGDQLFTDILGGNALGLLTVLVQPLSSTDLPHTLALRLIEQRLLADRKPTGAPSLPPHAEPSEEGPGVEP, encoded by the coding sequence GTGGCGATGCGACCGTTCATCCCGGACCTCTACTACACCGACGTCCACGCCGTCGACCTCGACGATCTGAAGTCGCGCGGCGTGCGCGCGCTGCTGGTGGACCTCGACAACACGCTGCTGCCGAGGGACAGCAACGCGATGACCGCCGAGCTGCGCGCGTGGGCGCGCCGGCTGGACGCGGAGGGCTTCCGGGTATGCCTGGTCTCGAACAACTGGCACGGACGCGTCAGCGCCGTCGCCGCCGAGCTCGGGTTCGAGATCGTCCCGAAGGCGCTCAAGCCGCTGCCCTTCGCGTTCCGCCGCGCGATGACGCTGCTCGACGCGAGTCCCGCAGAGACCGCGGTCGTGGGCGACCAGCTCTTCACCGACATCCTCGGGGGCAACGCGCTGGGTCTGCTGACCGTGCTCGTGCAGCCGCTGTCGAGCACCGACCTGCCTCACACGCTGGCCCTGCGCCTCATAGAGCAGCGGCTTCTGGCCGATAGGAAACCGACGGGGGCGCCGAGTCTACCCCCGCACGCGGAACCGTCCGAGGAGGGTCCGGGCGTTGAGCCGTAG
- a CDS encoding ABC transporter ATP-binding protein, with amino-acid sequence MDPTPAVPAVRIEHARKVYPGQIGVPAKEAVADVSLNVEPGTIHGLLGPNGAGKTTTLKMLVGLVRPTSGTFSVLGRDPRKPAGRAPLGFLPEQPYFPMQLTAAGVMRLHGRLCGLSAPEIRERTGTLLETVGLEGKGREQLSRFSRGMLQRLGLAQALIGRPRVVLLDEPAGGLDPVGQRDVRNLMLELRSEGVTVLLSSHQLSEVEAVCDRVTVLKAGTVAAEGRLDDLLNFVGRTSIRADGLGEELPPGIRRVVEDVALSSGTWIFSVPDSQVRGVIDAIDDAGGRVVAVAPKRASLEEYFAGLLEQRDRGEGPAEEEAA; translated from the coding sequence ATGGATCCAACGCCGGCCGTCCCTGCCGTGCGCATCGAGCACGCCCGTAAGGTCTATCCCGGGCAGATCGGCGTCCCCGCCAAGGAGGCCGTCGCCGACGTCTCGCTCAACGTCGAGCCCGGCACGATCCACGGGCTGCTCGGCCCGAACGGGGCCGGCAAGACGACGACCCTGAAGATGCTCGTCGGGCTGGTCCGCCCCACCTCCGGCACGTTCTCCGTGCTCGGGCGGGACCCGCGGAAGCCCGCGGGGAGGGCTCCGCTGGGCTTCCTGCCCGAGCAGCCCTACTTCCCGATGCAGCTCACAGCGGCCGGTGTGATGCGCCTGCACGGGCGCCTGTGCGGGCTATCGGCGCCGGAGATCCGAGAACGCACCGGGACGCTGCTGGAGACGGTGGGGCTCGAGGGGAAGGGGCGGGAGCAACTCTCGAGGTTCTCGCGCGGGATGCTCCAGAGGCTCGGTCTCGCGCAGGCGCTCATCGGCCGTCCGCGGGTGGTGCTGCTCGACGAGCCGGCCGGGGGGCTCGACCCGGTCGGTCAGCGCGACGTCCGGAACCTGATGCTCGAGCTGCGCTCGGAGGGCGTCACGGTCCTGCTCAGCTCGCACCAGCTCTCGGAGGTCGAGGCGGTGTGCGACCGCGTGACGGTGCTGAAGGCGGGAACGGTCGCTGCCGAGGGCCGGCTCGACGACCTCCTGAACTTCGTCGGCAGGACCTCGATACGGGCCGATGGGCTTGGAGAGGAGTTGCCGCCGGGGATCCGGCGGGTCGTCGAGGACGTCGCCCTGTCGTCGGGGACGTGGATCTTCTCGGTCCCCGACTCGCAGGTGCGTGGCGTCATCGATGCGATAGACGATGCGGGCGGACGGGTGGTCGCCGTGGCACCCAAGCGCGCGAGCCTCGAGGAGTACTTCGCCGGCCTGCTGGAGCAGCGGGACCGGGGCGAGGGGCCGGCGGAGGAGGAGGCGGCATGA